A genomic segment from Dermacentor silvarum isolate Dsil-2018 chromosome 11, BIME_Dsil_1.4, whole genome shotgun sequence encodes:
- the LOC119433967 gene encoding glucoside xylosyltransferase 2 yields the protein MAGQRTVYFVRCLFVISVLAAVCLLKYEYTNLWTNTPEGIPKAKKSQSTGQPRPQPSATNVIGLAPTERVKLVVVTCKSLLNMTLTNIKSAVAFTTVPLELLLFADDENREPLLQAISLWPESVLKRVHYKVSPVKFPEPDAKKWQTLFKPCASQRLFLPSMLPDVDAVIYVDADVLFLSPIEKLWQHFASMNSSHLAALAPESEDYATNWYRRFARHPFYQPLGVNSGVMLMNLTRMRKFGWEERLGPLLQRYGRDITWGDQDLLNILFSAHPERLLLFSCRWNYRPDHCMYGAYCTAGPPAVVHGSRKAFVKDSEPAFRELHQAMGQYELGESLRDTFIAAFKHGLSQSRKTRCGEEFLKQVVHWEATARSIDSAATKTRQSTES from the exons ATGGCCGGACAGAGGACGGTGTACTTCGTGAGGTGCCTGTTTGTCATTTCCGTGCTCGCAGCCGTGTGCTTGTTGAAATATGAATACACCAACCTCTGGACAAATACGCCGGAGGGCATTCCGAAAGCCAAGAAATCTCAGAGCACGGGTCAACCCCGGCCACAACCGAGTGCGACGAACGTCATCGGCCTAGCACCTAC AGAGCGGGTCAAGTTGGTTGTGGTCACATGCAAGAGCCTGCTCAACATGACTCTCACCAACATCAAGTCGGCAGTGGCCTTCACGACGGTGCCGTTGGAGCTCCTGCTTTTTGCTGACGACGAGAACAGAGAGCCGCTGCTACAGGCG ATTTCTTTGTGGCCCGAGAGCGTGCTGAAGCGTGTCCATTACAAGGTGTCACCAGTGAAGTTCCCCGAACCGGATGCCAAGAAGTGGCAGACCCTCTTCAAGCCTTGCGCATCTCAGCGCCTATTCCTTCCC AGCATGCTGCCAGACGTGGACGCAGTCATCTACGTGGATGCCGATGTCCTGTTCCTAAGCCCCATTGAGAAGCTGTGGCAGCACTTCGCATCCATGAACAGCTCGCACCTGGCAGCGTTGGCCCCCGAGAGTGAGGACTATGCCACCAACTGGTACCGGCGCTTCGCCAGGCACCCTTTCTACCAACCGCTTG GTGTCAACTCGGGCGTAATGCTGATGAACCTCACCCGCATGCGGAAGTTTGGCTGGGAGGAGCGCCTGGGGCCGCTGCTGCAGAGGTATGGCCGCGACATCACCTGGGGTGACCAGGACCTCCTCAACATCTTGTTCAGCGCCCACCCTGAACGCCTGTTGCTGTTTTCGTGCCGATGGAACTACCGGCCCGACCACTGCATGTACGGAGCGTACTGCACCGCGGGACCGCCGGCTGTTGTCCACGGGTCTCGCAAAGCCTTTGTCAAAGACTCGGAGCCGGCTTTCCGGGAACTTCACCAGGCCATGGGGCAG TACGAGCTTGGCGAAAGCCTCCGGGACACTTTCATTGCCGCTTTCAAGCATGGACTCAGCCAGAGTCGCAAGACTCGCTGCGGGGAGGAGTTTCTCAAGCAGGTGGTTCACTGGGAGGCGACGGCACGCAGCATCGACAGTGCTGCCACCAAGACCAGACAGAGTACAGAGTCCTGA